In Kytococcus sedentarius DSM 20547, the sequence AGGGGCGCGTGGTGGTCGACGACGCACTGGGCCTGCCCTGCCACACCGGTGTGGTGCTGGGTTCCCCGTCGTCTTCCGGGCTGGCCAGGGTCTCCCCGGACGGGGCGCTGCGCCTGGTGCGGGGCGACCGGGACGCCTTCGGGCTGCACGGCCGCAGCGCGGAGCAGCGGGTGGCGCTCGACCTGCTGCTCGACCCCGATGTGGGGATCGTCTCCCTGGGTGGCCACGCGGGGACGGGCAAGTCCGCCCTCGCCCTGTGCGCGGGGCTGGAGGCCGTGATGGAGCGTCGACAGCAGAGCAAGGTCGTCGTCTTCCGTCCGCTGTACCCGGTGGGCGGGCAGGAGCTCGGCTACCTCCCGGGCAGCGAGAACGACAAGATGGGGCCCTGGGCGCAGGCGGTGTTCGACACCCTGGGGGCGGTGGTCTCCCGCGAGGTGGTCGAGGAGGTCGTGGAGCGCGGTCTCATCGAGGTCCTGCCGCTCACGCACATCCGGGGCCGGTCGCTCCACGATGCGTTCGTGATCGTGGACGAGGCCCAGTCCCTCGAGCGCAACGTCCTGCTGACCGTGCTCTCCCGCATCGGGCAGAACAGCCGGGTGGTGCTGACCCACGACGTCGCGCAGCGCGACAACCTGCGGGTGGGGCGTCACGAC encodes:
- a CDS encoding PhoH family protein, with amino-acid sequence MMRFAEHDVVLPVVVISELEAKRHHPELGYFARSALRILDDLRIRHGQLDQPVPTEGGGWLHVELNHTDSSSLPVGFRLGDNDTRILSVARNLADEGQDVCVVSKDLPMRVKASACGLEAQEYRNEMAVDSGWTGMTSLDVAPQEMDALYDEGRVVVDDALGLPCHTGVVLGSPSSSGLARVSPDGALRLVRGDRDAFGLHGRSAEQRVALDLLLDPDVGIVSLGGHAGTGKSALALCAGLEAVMERRQQSKVVVFRPLYPVGGQELGYLPGSENDKMGPWAQAVFDTLGAVVSREVVEEVVERGLIEVLPLTHIRGRSLHDAFVIVDEAQSLERNVLLTVLSRIGQNSRVVLTHDVAQRDNLRVGRHDGVAAVIETLKGRPLFAHVTLTRSERSPIAALVTELLEP